A genomic segment from Gilvibacter sp. SZ-19 encodes:
- a CDS encoding sugar nucleotidyltransferase has protein sequence MKIIVPMAGRGSRLRPHTLTVPKPLVPVAGMPIVHRLVRDIAAILKQPIDEVAFVIGDPAFFGLDVEQSLTELAESLGAKGTIYRQDKPLGTGHAIMCAEPSLSGPAVIAYADTLIRASFELDPEADSVIWTKKVANPEAYGVVKLNEENNIVELVEKPEEFVSDQAVIGIYYFKNVDELRQELQYVLENAIINGGEYQINDGIKRMMAKGKVFKTGTVDHWMDCGNKTITVETNAKMLNFLHQEGESLVATDITLENAEIIPPCSIASGVVLKNTTVGPHVSIGANTTLENSNVKNSIIQSETTIKNATLEEAMIGNKVHFDGAFKKVSLGDYSELK, from the coding sequence ATGAAGATCATTGTCCCTATGGCGGGAAGAGGTTCTCGCCTAAGACCACATACACTAACAGTTCCAAAACCTTTAGTTCCTGTTGCAGGGATGCCCATAGTGCACCGTTTGGTGCGTGATATTGCTGCCATTTTAAAACAACCCATCGATGAGGTTGCCTTTGTTATCGGCGATCCTGCTTTTTTCGGCCTTGACGTTGAGCAAAGCCTTACAGAACTAGCCGAAAGTCTTGGAGCAAAAGGCACCATTTACAGACAAGACAAACCCTTGGGAACGGGTCACGCAATAATGTGTGCGGAACCTTCACTAAGCGGTCCAGCGGTTATCGCATATGCAGATACTTTAATCCGTGCGAGCTTTGAGCTCGATCCAGAAGCTGATAGTGTTATCTGGACCAAAAAGGTAGCCAATCCAGAGGCATACGGAGTGGTTAAGCTCAATGAAGAAAACAACATTGTAGAGTTGGTTGAGAAACCAGAGGAATTTGTGAGCGATCAGGCGGTTATCGGGATCTATTACTTCAAGAACGTCGATGAGCTACGCCAGGAATTGCAATACGTTTTGGAGAACGCCATCATCAATGGCGGTGAGTATCAGATCAATGACGGCATAAAACGCATGATGGCCAAAGGGAAGGTCTTTAAGACAGGTACCGTAGATCACTGGATGGATTGCGGGAACAAGACCATCACAGTGGAGACCAATGCCAAAATGCTCAACTTTTTGCACCAAGAAGGAGAAAGCTTGGTTGCCACAGACATCACTTTAGAAAATGCTGAGATCATTCCTCCGTGTAGCATTGCCTCCGGAGTAGTTCTAAAAAACACCACAGTAGGCCCTCATGTAAGTATAGGAGCTAATACCACCTTGGAGAATTCCAACGTTAAAAATAGTATAATACAATCCGAGACGACCATTAAAAACGCTACTTTAGAAGAGGCTATGATTGGTAATAAGGTGCATTTTGACGGGGCCTTTAAAAAGGTAAGTCTGGGCGATTATTCCGAATTAAAATAA
- the dut gene encoding dUTP diphosphatase — protein MVSVKIINKSAHELPAYETSGSAGMDLRANLESPINLQPMQRTIVPTGLFMELPEGYEAQVRPRSGLAAKHGITVLNAPGTIDADYRGEIGVILINLSEQDFKITNGERVAQLVIAKCEQAVWNTGESLSETARGAGGFGSTGKQ, from the coding sequence ATGGTTTCAGTTAAGATCATCAATAAATCGGCCCATGAGTTACCTGCTTATGAGACCAGCGGTTCTGCAGGTATGGACCTCAGAGCCAATCTAGAATCGCCTATAAATTTACAACCCATGCAGCGCACCATAGTGCCCACAGGGCTCTTTATGGAATTGCCAGAAGGCTATGAAGCTCAAGTGCGTCCGCGGAGTGGTTTAGCGGCCAAACACGGTATTACTGTTTTGAATGCTCCCGGTACTATCGATGCGGATTACAGAGGTGAGATCGGCGTAATTTTGATCAACCTTTCTGAACAAGACTTTAAGATCACCAATGGAGAGCGCGTGGCGCAATTGGTCATCGCCAAATGCGAGCAAGCCGTCTGGAATACCGGAGAATCACTTTCAGAAACTGCACGTGGTGCCGGAGGATTCGGTTCAACAGGCAAACAATAG
- the atpG gene encoding ATP synthase F1 subunit gamma: MANLKEIRNRISSVSSTMQITSAMKMVSAAKLKKAQDAITAMRPYADKLTELLQNLSASLEGDSGSAFAEQREVNKVLVVAITSNRGLAGAFNSNIVKACKELKETTYAGKEIAFMTIGKKGNDILSKTEKVVDFNSEIFDELNFENSAAIAQQLMDIFTNGDFDQIVLVYNKFKNAATQIVMHEQFLPIQQASDDASSGAADYIFEPNKEYIVEQLIPKSLKTQLFKAIRDSVASEHGARMTAMHKATDNAGELKASLTLEYNKARQAAITAEILEIVGGAEALNG, encoded by the coding sequence ATGGCAAACTTAAAAGAAATACGCAACAGGATCTCCTCAGTATCTTCTACGATGCAGATTACCAGTGCCATGAAAATGGTATCTGCAGCCAAGTTGAAGAAAGCTCAGGATGCGATCACTGCTATGCGTCCTTATGCGGATAAGCTTACTGAATTGCTTCAGAATCTGAGCGCCAGTTTAGAAGGTGACAGCGGAAGCGCATTCGCAGAGCAACGCGAGGTAAACAAAGTGTTGGTAGTTGCTATTACTTCCAACAGAGGTTTGGCCGGAGCCTTTAACAGTAACATTGTTAAGGCGTGTAAGGAGTTGAAAGAGACTACTTATGCCGGGAAAGAGATCGCCTTTATGACCATCGGTAAAAAGGGGAACGATATTCTTAGTAAAACCGAGAAGGTTGTCGATTTCAACAGCGAGATCTTTGACGAACTCAACTTTGAGAACAGTGCGGCTATTGCACAGCAATTGATGGATATCTTCACCAATGGAGATTTCGATCAGATCGTGTTGGTGTATAACAAGTTCAAGAATGCTGCAACACAAATTGTGATGCACGAGCAATTCTTGCCTATCCAACAAGCGTCTGACGATGCTTCTAGTGGAGCTGCCGATTATATCTTTGAACCAAACAAAGAGTATATCGTTGAGCAGTTGATCCCAAAGAGTTTGAAAACGCAATTGTTCAAAGCCATTCGCGATTCTGTAGCCAGTGAGCACGGAGCACGTATGACTGCGATGCACAAAGCGACAGACAACGCTGGAGAGCTTAAGGCTTCCTTGACTTTGGAATACAACAAAGCCCGTCAGGCTGCTATTACCGCAGAGATCTTGGAGATCGTTGGTGGTGCAGAAGCCTTGAACGGATAA
- the atpA gene encoding F0F1 ATP synthase subunit alpha, with product MAQVNPAEVSAILKKQLSGFEATASLDEVGTVLTVGDGIARVYGLSNSQYGELVEFENGLEGIVLNLEEDNVGVVLLGPSKGIKEGATVKRTQRIASINVGEGIVGRVVNTLGEPIDGKGEIAGETYEMPLERKAPGVIFRQPVNEPLQTGVKAVDAMIPVGRGQRELVIGDRQTGKTTVCIDTIINQKEFYDAGEPVYCIYVAVGQKASTVANIARTLEEKGALAYTTIVAANASDPAPMQVYAPFAGAAIGEYFRDTGRPALIVYDDLSKQAVAYREVSLLLRRPPGREAYPGDVFYLHSRLLERAAKVINDDDIAKDMNDLPASLKDKVKGGGSLTALPIIETQAGDVSAYIPTNVISITDGQIFLESDLFNSGVRPAINVGISVSRVGGSAQIKSMKKVAGTLKLDQAQFRELEAFAKFGSDLDAATLNVIEKGKRNVEILKQAQNDPYTVEDQVAIIYAGSKNLLREVPVEKVKEFERDYIEYLNTKHRGTLDTLKAGKLTDEVIDTLTTAAKEISAKYQA from the coding sequence ATGGCACAAGTAAATCCAGCTGAAGTTTCAGCGATCTTAAAAAAACAACTATCCGGCTTCGAGGCTACTGCTTCGTTAGACGAAGTTGGAACCGTTCTTACCGTGGGTGATGGTATTGCCCGCGTATACGGATTGTCTAATTCTCAATATGGGGAATTGGTAGAATTCGAAAACGGACTAGAAGGAATTGTACTGAACCTGGAAGAGGACAACGTTGGGGTTGTACTTTTAGGACCATCAAAAGGTATTAAAGAAGGAGCTACTGTAAAACGTACGCAACGAATTGCTTCTATCAATGTAGGAGAAGGAATCGTTGGTCGTGTGGTGAACACTTTGGGTGAACCAATCGACGGTAAGGGTGAAATTGCAGGCGAGACCTATGAGATGCCACTAGAGCGCAAGGCTCCTGGGGTAATCTTCCGTCAGCCGGTAAACGAGCCGCTTCAGACCGGAGTAAAAGCTGTTGATGCCATGATCCCAGTAGGACGTGGTCAGCGTGAGTTGGTGATTGGTGACCGTCAGACTGGAAAGACTACAGTTTGTATCGATACCATCATCAACCAAAAAGAATTTTACGATGCAGGTGAGCCTGTATACTGTATCTATGTTGCCGTTGGACAAAAGGCATCTACAGTAGCGAACATCGCTCGTACACTAGAAGAAAAAGGAGCTCTTGCTTATACAACTATCGTAGCGGCTAACGCTTCTGATCCTGCTCCAATGCAGGTATACGCACCATTTGCCGGAGCGGCGATCGGAGAGTACTTCCGCGATACTGGGCGTCCAGCACTTATCGTTTATGATGATCTTTCTAAGCAAGCGGTTGCTTACCGTGAGGTATCGCTTTTGCTACGTCGTCCACCGGGGCGTGAGGCATATCCTGGAGACGTTTTCTACCTACACTCGCGTCTACTAGAGCGTGCTGCTAAGGTGATCAACGATGACGATATCGCTAAGGACATGAACGACCTTCCTGCTTCTTTGAAAGACAAGGTAAAAGGTGGCGGTTCACTTACTGCATTGCCAATTATCGAAACCCAAGCGGGTGACGTATCTGCCTATATCCCAACAAACGTAATTTCCATTACTGACGGACAGATCTTCTTGGAGTCTGACCTCTTTAACTCGGGTGTACGTCCGGCGATTAACGTAGGTATCTCTGTATCTCGTGTGGGTGGATCTGCACAAATCAAATCTATGAAGAAGGTAGCAGGTACTTTGAAGCTTGACCAAGCGCAGTTCCGCGAACTAGAGGCTTTTGCTAAGTTCGGATCTGACTTGGATGCGGCTACATTGAACGTAATTGAAAAAGGTAAGCGTAACGTAGAGATCTTGAAGCAAGCTCAAAATGACCCTTACACTGTTGAGGATCAAGTTGCGATCATCTACGCAGGTTCTAAGAACTTGTTACGCGAGGTTCCTGTAGAAAAAGTAAAAGAATTCGAGCGCGATTATATCGAATACTTGAACACCAAGCACCGCGGTACTTTGGATACGCTTAAAGCAGGAAAATTGACAGACGAGGTTATCGATACTTTGACAACTGCTGCCAAAGAGATCTCGGCTAAATATCAAGCATAA
- the atpH gene encoding ATP synthase F1 subunit delta, which produces MKSSKVGLRYAKAALQQAIEDNNVKAVFEDMQGVHATVAESKELRLALQSPVIKSSDKEAVLLELFKGTQKTTQNLIKVMAANERTQYLGDVAAGFIGLYNDTQGVKVVKVTTAVALDGALKEQVLAKAKTLTGSDNVSLENEIDPEIIGGFVLRVGDMQYNASISNQLSTLRKEFSNSI; this is translated from the coding sequence ATGAAAAGCAGCAAAGTAGGATTGCGATATGCAAAAGCTGCCCTGCAGCAAGCTATAGAAGATAACAACGTCAAGGCTGTCTTTGAGGATATGCAAGGCGTTCATGCTACTGTAGCAGAGAGCAAAGAGCTGCGATTGGCGCTTCAAAGCCCAGTAATTAAAAGCAGTGATAAAGAAGCCGTTTTATTGGAGTTGTTCAAGGGTACTCAAAAGACAACTCAAAACCTGATCAAAGTAATGGCCGCCAACGAGCGTACACAGTACTTAGGCGATGTAGCCGCAGGTTTCATTGGGCTTTATAACGACACACAGGGTGTAAAGGTGGTAAAAGTTACTACTGCCGTGGCCTTGGATGGTGCCTTGAAAGAACAGGTGTTAGCCAAAGCAAAGACCCTAACAGGTAGCGATAATGTTAGCCTGGAGAACGAGATCGACCCAGAGATCATTGGCGGTTTCGTGTTGCGTGTTGGAGATATGCAGTACAATGCAAGTATCTCTAACCAATTGAGTACACTTAGAAAAGAATTTAGTAATAGCATATAA
- a CDS encoding F0F1 ATP synthase subunit B, which yields MEQLLENFSLDLFVKQTVLFLLLIFLMVKFAWKPILNALNEREDNIQGALDAAEKAKLEMENLQADNKKLLNEARAERDAMLKEARDMKAKMIADAKDEAKVAADQMIAQAQAAIESEKKAAVADLKNQVASLSVDIAEKVVRAELADAGKQQKLVENLLGDAKLN from the coding sequence ATGGAACAATTATTAGAAAATTTTTCGCTCGACCTATTCGTTAAGCAGACTGTTTTATTCTTACTGTTGATTTTCTTGATGGTAAAGTTTGCATGGAAACCTATCCTTAACGCATTGAACGAGCGCGAAGACAATATTCAAGGAGCCCTTGACGCTGCCGAGAAAGCCAAGTTGGAGATGGAGAATCTTCAGGCAGACAACAAGAAATTGTTGAACGAGGCACGTGCAGAGCGTGACGCCATGCTTAAAGAAGCTCGTGATATGAAAGCTAAAATGATCGCTGATGCGAAGGACGAGGCTAAAGTTGCTGCAGATCAAATGATCGCACAAGCGCAGGCCGCCATCGAAAGCGAAAAGAAAGCTGCCGTTGCCGATCTTAAAAACCAGGTAGCCTCACTTTCTGTAGATATCGCAGAAAAAGTGGTACGCGCCGAATTGGCCGATGCTGGTAAGCAACAAAAATTAGTTGAGAACCTTCTAGGTGACGCTAAACTAAACTAG
- the atpE gene encoding ATP synthase F0 subunit C has product MSLAILQEATSLVPNLVGAGLIVIGAGIGLGQIGRGAMEGIARQPEATNKIQTAMIIIAALLEGLAFAAIFLGK; this is encoded by the coding sequence ATGTCTTTAGCAATTCTTCAAGAAGCTACTTCATTGGTTCCTAACCTTGTAGGTGCTGGTTTAATCGTAATCGGTGCTGGTATTGGTCTAGGTCAAATCGGTAGAGGTGCAATGGAAGGTATCGCTCGTCAGCCAGAAGCTACTAACAAGATCCAAACTGCGATGATTATTATCGCGGCTCTTTTAGAAGGTTTGGCATTCGCGGCTATTTTCTTAGGAAAATAA
- the atpB gene encoding F0F1 ATP synthase subunit A, with amino-acid sequence MKLVSKTVTTFSLVFLISLTAFAKGDPKTQNGGHGDPVNTPEEIEEYIVHHTKDSHDFHLFTHFPDGEESHVGFPLPVILWGENGLTAFMSSAFHHDDEGKEIVEKGGSRFVKIHGKIYELNAGATAVEFDDAHHPTNATTPFDLSITKSVLGILLIGLLMLFLFGRLAKQYKTQKIPTGFARVLEPLVIYVRDEIAKPNIGAKYRNFTGYLLTVFFFVWILNLLGLAPFGFNVTGQLAVTAALAIFTLVIYLASSNKHFWSHQLWMPGVPYLLRPLLAVIELAGTLIIKPFSLMVRLFANITAGHIVVMSLIAIGINMQNDMTAVGSTTLSLVLSMFITLIEVLVAFLQAYIFTMLSALFIGMAVEEHDHH; translated from the coding sequence ATGAAGCTAGTATCAAAAACAGTAACGACCTTTAGTCTTGTTTTTCTTATTTCGTTAACTGCATTTGCCAAGGGTGACCCAAAAACTCAAAATGGCGGACATGGAGACCCAGTTAACACCCCAGAAGAGATCGAAGAGTACATTGTACACCACACCAAAGATTCACACGATTTCCATTTATTCACACATTTTCCTGATGGCGAAGAGAGTCACGTAGGATTCCCACTTCCTGTAATCCTTTGGGGAGAAAACGGATTGACTGCGTTTATGTCTTCTGCTTTCCACCACGACGATGAAGGAAAAGAGATCGTAGAGAAGGGTGGAAGCCGTTTTGTGAAGATTCACGGAAAGATCTACGAGCTGAATGCTGGTGCTACCGCTGTGGAGTTTGACGATGCGCATCACCCAACCAATGCAACTACTCCATTTGACCTTTCGATCACCAAGAGTGTTTTGGGTATCCTTTTGATCGGTCTATTAATGTTATTCTTATTTGGTCGTTTGGCCAAACAATATAAAACACAAAAGATCCCAACTGGTTTCGCTCGTGTATTGGAGCCATTAGTGATCTATGTGAGAGACGAAATTGCAAAACCAAACATCGGTGCTAAATACCGCAATTTTACTGGTTACCTATTAACCGTATTCTTCTTTGTTTGGATTTTGAACCTATTGGGACTTGCTCCTTTTGGATTTAACGTAACAGGACAATTAGCAGTAACTGCTGCCCTAGCCATCTTTACCTTGGTGATTTACTTGGCAAGCAGTAACAAGCATTTCTGGAGCCACCAATTGTGGATGCCAGGAGTACCTTATTTGCTACGTCCGCTATTGGCTGTAATTGAATTGGCGGGAACGCTGATCATTAAGCCATTCTCGCTAATGGTTCGTTTGTTTGCGAACATCACAGCGGGACACATTGTGGTAATGAGTTTGATTGCCATCGGGATCAATATGCAGAACGATATGACAGCGGTAGGGTCAACAACCTTGTCTTTAGTATTGTCGATGTTCATCACATTGATCGAGGTGCTTGTAGCTTTTCTTCAGGCCTACATCTTTACAATGCTTTCGGCTTTGTTCATCGGGATGGCGGTAGAAGAGCACGATCACCACTAA
- a CDS encoding DUF6168 family protein encodes MSKKLGFLSVVFIAILFGGLFLHKNIIADSGNELPFPLSEIYLFNGVFSVVLCFGLRWLGASQKFADQLGFLYLASVVLKAFVFLIVFNTYLFNGESFTNSEAISLLSPLFIALIFEVFFLSILLSQKRVAKNEE; translated from the coding sequence ATGAGCAAAAAACTAGGATTTTTATCCGTAGTCTTCATAGCTATACTTTTTGGTGGACTTTTTTTGCATAAGAATATTATAGCCGATTCAGGTAATGAATTGCCATTTCCACTCAGTGAAATTTATCTTTTTAACGGTGTTTTTTCAGTGGTGCTGTGTTTCGGTTTGCGTTGGTTAGGCGCAAGCCAAAAATTTGCCGATCAGCTGGGATTCCTTTACCTAGCTAGCGTTGTGCTCAAGGCCTTTGTGTTTTTGATCGTCTTTAACACCTATTTGTTTAACGGAGAATCCTTTACAAATTCAGAAGCGATAAGTTTGCTTAGTCCGCTCTTTATCGCATTAATTTTTGAAGTGTTTTTTCTTTCGATCTTGCTCAGTCAAAAAAGAGTTGCAAAAAATGAAGAATGA
- a CDS encoding AtpZ/AtpI family protein — protein MPKEKGNGALKNWAVFSSIGLQMGLIIWLGNLLGTWLDSKFNTSFLETTITLVAIFASMFSVIHRVNRFNKDK, from the coding sequence ATGCCAAAAGAAAAGGGAAACGGAGCACTTAAGAACTGGGCAGTTTTTTCAAGTATCGGCTTGCAGATGGGGTTGATCATCTGGTTGGGGAATTTACTTGGAACCTGGCTCGATTCTAAATTTAATACCTCTTTCTTAGAAACCACCATCACTTTAGTTGCTATTTTTGCGTCGATGTTTTCTGTCATACATCGTGTAAATCGCTTTAATAAAGACAAATAA
- a CDS encoding polymer-forming cytoskeletal protein: METRTNQNKISEGTHLVGDIKSKGGFRLEGTVEGNLTTPSKVVVGKTGSLKGALHCENADVEGKISGTLTVAGTLTLRATAVIEGEVFANKLAVEPGANFNATCVMGGLTKDAIEDALSASAAVAGVRTTKKGQDVSVSN, encoded by the coding sequence ATGGAAACACGTACCAATCAGAACAAGATCAGCGAAGGCACGCATTTGGTTGGTGACATCAAATCAAAAGGCGGCTTCAGGCTCGAAGGTACCGTAGAAGGCAATTTGACAACTCCGTCTAAGGTGGTTGTCGGTAAAACAGGATCTTTAAAAGGAGCGCTACACTGTGAAAATGCGGATGTAGAAGGTAAGATCTCCGGAACACTAACGGTTGCGGGTACTTTGACCTTACGCGCTACGGCTGTTATAGAGGGAGAGGTATTTGCCAACAAACTGGCTGTAGAACCAGGAGCCAACTTCAATGCTACCTGTGTAATGGGCGGCTTGACCAAAGATGCTATAGAAGATGCTTTGAGTGCTTCCGCCGCAGTGGCCGGGGTGCGCACAACTAAAAAGGGTCAGGACGTTTCTGTATCTAATTAA